Below is a genomic region from Chelmon rostratus isolate fCheRos1 chromosome 7, fCheRos1.pri, whole genome shotgun sequence.
cTGGGCTGTGGCAGCCAATAAGAGTCAGCTTCTATGACCCAGCCCACACTGACTCCGcctcctctcactccctcaTTCTGTCACTTTTATCTGAATTCAAGATGGCGGCAGAAAGAGCGTTCTTTGTGGCGTCTTGTGTCGGCTGATCGGAGGTGACTGAGTTTCCCAAAAATCATCCTTACATGAATTTAATCTCTGATGCGTTCAAAGACCAAACAAATAATCCGTCTGCAGTTGTCTTTctcataaacacagaaaatctctctgctgtgttgaattctttgtgtctttgcagCCTGAAACATTCGGCCTTTAACGGTAACGTTTTACTCTTTTTATGTCCGATGTAAATTATAAATTTAATATCTGTTTGCTCACAACATTATTTCTGATTGAGACGTGAAGCCAAACTTTAAAAAGAAGAGCTCATTTCTTTCACTGAAAGAACTTGAGAGAGAATTATGGCACAGATGACCTCGtacctcctgctgctctgctgaacGAACGCgttcttattttgaaaaggcAGTGATAGAAGTTGAACGATGCTGAGGATTATTTTGAAGGCGTGAACCTGCACAGGAAGTGCAGGTCGACTTGTTGATCTTTGTAAACCAGGAAATGATGGAGATGCGTTTGGGAAACCTGGTCAGTAACTTGAGACGACTAAAGGGTTCGAGTAAGAGAAGAGGAGCGTGAAGTGGTGAAGGTCGCAGAGGGCAGTGCAGCGACTCCGTCTGGACGTCGGCGTTCTGACCACGTTTAAAGGACGTCCTGCTGTTTCCTCATGTTTTAGTGCATGAAGTCGATTTCTGTACAGACGTTGTTCACGTACGTTTCACTCAAAGTCACGTGGACGTAAAAtgagagaagcagcagtttgtccCGAACACCCGCAGCCGCCTTCAGGCGCGACGACCCCGACGAGCAGACGAGGTCGGAGTTAAACAGCTTTTCAGGGCAGTGCTTTTCGTCTAAACGAGGCAGGGCAGTGTTAAAGATGTCCCCAAATCCTCTGATCAGCCGACACCTAAACGCACCACcgagagcaggaagagaggacGGTGATGCCAGACTGGGCCGACCTCCGCTTTGTACACGAAAGACTGAGTGGCCAGCGTAGTCGAGTTCAGCCTCTAAAAATCCTGCGGTACGACTTTATTAATCTGTTCTTGTGGTTTAATCACGTCTCAATCGACAGCTCTGCAGTTCATTAGCGAGGCTCTTTCCGTTCGTTTTTATCATGGCGTCACCGTCGCCTCTGCTCGCGAACGTCCTGATTCCCAGGTTCCTTCGACACATCAAGTTTTCGTGTTTGCTGAACTGTATGATGTGTTTATGGCCTAAAACCACCAAGAACTGCCTTATCTGGGTCCTCAACAGCCTAATCAAGAAAACTACTGTATAATATTTCATTCGTAGggagatttaaagaaaaatacttAAGTGTGAATCcaggtgccccccccccccaaaaggTAACCAATTAGTAGCTAATGATCAATAATCATTAACAAAGCTGACCCGTTTATCGGTTGTtcaatcagaaaataaaaatccattCAGTCCACCAAGACTTCAGCCACTGGCTAAAAGAACCAATCACAAAGCTGGAGACACTGCTGTAACACTGATTTGGGGGCAGCctgctgatgacatcatcatcaggttGCCTTTGGTTGGATCAGAACATAAACCCCGCCTCTTTCGTATGATTGGCCCGTGAGCTGAGCTGGTTTTTCCAACAGAGGTCTGCCGGTGAACAGTATTCACATAAAAGATAAACCCCCCATTTTTTAAAGGtgcaccaatcagagctcagcGCGCCCGACTGCGTCACAACAACAAGTCGAGTCTGCTGAGCcgaaaacaaaacatacagtcGTGTTCATTCGTGTTCAAAAGCACAACGTGAGTAAGTTTTAGGCTGTTGAATGCATGCTGTGTCGACACATTAACCCTCAGCCGACTGTCACACCACATCGTTTCCTACAGAGTCCTGGACGGGGCGGGTACCAGAGTCGACTCGTCCCTCAGTTCAGTCCTGTTCAGACCGGATCGGAGTTACACAACTCAGCTGTTAGTGTCtcaatgaatcatttaaatCCCCCAAACGGCTGCAGGGGCGTCGCTCTGCTTCTGGAAAACACATCATGCAACGTTTCACCTCATCGGACCCTGAACGCAGCACgagacagaaacaggaggaaGCTTTTCATTCTGTTGCGTTTGTGTTTTAACCCATCAGTTCTGTGAATTCCCGCTTGTCTTGAAGTCATCAGTTTTCAGACTGAGCTGCTTCCTTCCAGGCAGCCGCTTCGTTTCCATGAGAATCATCCTGCAGGGAGGAAATCCATCAGCGCCGACGTTCTGCcggctctgttctgttctgcatGTCACTGCTCGGAAGACTGTCCATGTTGGTGCCTTCAAGGACCCTCTGGCATCAGATATTAAAGAGTCGGCAACTAAGAGAGGAATAAATTCTTGCCTTTGCATGCTCGCCCCCTGTTTGCCCTGggttttgtctctcaggctgcCTCAACCATCAAAATAGTTGGGTTTGTTGTGGTTTCACGCAGCCTCAGAGCAAAGCCAAAAGACACTTAAAAACAACGTTATGTGTTTCAGCTTAAAGAAATCTATCATCTTTTGTTTGATTAACATTGCTTTGGAAGGTTCTTTAGTTATTTTCTAGGTAAAATCTTTTTTCTTGACTTCATTCCAGCGTTCGGAGCCTGAACCTCCACCTCAGGATGGATCATCTCTCTGCAGCATACTTCAACTCTCTGAAGCTGATTTTCATAGAAATGAACCGAAagctggaaggaaggaagtcaatgtaaaacatgcaggAATGTGACGTTCAGGTACCGGATTCAAATCAGAAACCAGATCACCGGGCTGACCTCCTCCAGCCTCGTCCGAACAAACAGGAAACCTCCGTTTTCATTCCCCTCTGAAGCTTTTTATCGGCAGTGTCTGCGACAAGTCCCACGACTCCCCGACcggaaaaacacagagaaacaaacaagatgtggCAGctgaagaagacgaagaagaagaagaagaagcgcGGTGTGTCGAAAGTGCGAAAGTTTTTGCATTCATtaagaaatgaaagaagtgaAGTTCCTACATGGCTTAAAGCTTCGGAGTTCTCAGCGCTCCCTCGACACGGAAAACATTTTGGCATCATCGTGAcggtaatgatgatgatgatgatgatgacgtaGCGATGAAGAGCAGGTGTGCTAGCCTCCAGGCGCCGTATCAGCAGGGCtttttgcataaaatgtaaatcatcatcatcaacgtCCTGATATTTTTTCAAACAAGCCCCTCCCcctttacatttaaaatatttcaacacgagcaaaaagatttttttagcttcttttttctttgttttcgtTGTCGCCGTCGTCGTCGTCATGGCGGTTGTTGTCGTTGGTGTGGTTGTAGTTGCTTTTGTTGCTGAACAGAGGGAGTGTTAAAATGGGAgttcgcctcctcctcctcctcggcctgTGGGGGGCGCCACAGGCTATGATCCCTCCTGCTCTGTGcagtcctcctgctgctcctcggCACGCTCCCTGCTCCTCGCCCGCTCCCCGCTGTTCAGCGTCGGGCTCCGTGAGGatttctgcagcttctcctcGAGCTCGTGCAGCGACGGCTCCTTATACATGCAGACTGCAGGGGGGAGGACGGGGGAGGACCAGGGAGGACGGGAGAGGAACAGGGAGGACGGGGGAGAAtgagggaggacaggagaggacaaGGGAGGACGGGGGAGAATGGGGGAGGACCAGGGAGGACCagggaggacggaggaggatAGGGGAGAACAGGGGAGGAccagggagaaagagggagggtaGGGGAGAACAGGGGGAGGaccagggaggaagaggggagaccagggaggaagagggaaggtAGAGGAGAACAAGGGAGGACAAAAGAGGACCAGGGAGGATGGGTGAGGATAGGGGAGGATGGGGGAGGACGGGGGAGAATAGGGGAGGATGGGGGAGAACAGGGGAGGATGGGGGAGGaccagggaggaagaggggagaccagggaggaagagggaaggtAAGGGAGAACAAGGGAGGACAAAAGAGGACCAGGGAGGACGGGTGAGGATAGGGGAGGATAGGGGAGAATGGGGGAGAACAGGGGAGGaccagggaggaagagggaggaccAGGGAGGAAGAGCGAGGACAAAAGAGGACAAGGGAGGACGGGAGAGGATAGGGGAGGATGGgggaggaaaaataacacattacTGAGTCCAGTTACAGCCAGAATCGAAGAagaagtaaaataataaaaccagaAGTAACAACGAGCTGAAAACTGAAGCTGAGAACTGAAGCTGAAAACTGAAGCTCGTGAATCTGCATCGAATCATCAACCATTTATGAGAACGTGAAtgtaaagagaaaagagagagaggatgaaggagaaggggaaggacgtggaggaagaggaggaggagatggaaagGAGGAAGGGGCAGTAGTTGATggatatttttaaatgaagcgggggggggggggggcagaacaGCTGAAAGCAGAGACGGAGCTTCATGTTTCCTGTTAAACCTCCATCTGTGATATTAGAGCTTCAGCTTGTCCTCCGACTCAAAGGAAGTCCCTGCAGGACGACCTCTGCTCCTCGCGGCTCCGCCTCTCGTCTCTGCGGCTGACGAAGCTCGCGGAGACTTCCGGACTTTAGAGAACGTGCCTGACGCTCAGCTCACGCCTGATCTTTATGTAGACGATGATTGACTCTGTGCCGAGAATCTTTACTAAATCATGTGTACACCTGGCCGCAGGTGACTCCGACCACTCCAGTGACAGAAGCACAAATGACCCAAGAGGTTTTAATAACAAGCCCACAGAGGTCAAACACCTGGGACCCCGGTCCAGAATCCTACACCTgttcagtaaacacaacacaatgagTCAGCTGTGgagctaggctaacagtttccccctacttccagtctttgtgctaagctaggctaaacacgCCCCGATCCACCTCTGTACTGGGATGAAACTCTCGAGGGACCGGGTGTCCACAGGTGTGTTCGTCTCACCTTCGATGGGTCTGGGGACGAAGTGTGAGCAGGGTTTGGTCTTCTTCACTCGGTTTCCCTTCATGATGACTCCGTCCTTGTTGAGGCCCAGGAACCAGGCCCGGCCGGACTCGTGCTGCCGGTACAGCGTGGACGAGTAGATGACGTAGTAGTTCTCGAACACCGACTCCTTGAACTTGCACTCTGCTGTGAAcacatcctgacacacacagacacacggtTACCGACCTTCCCTGTCAGCTGACAGGGAAACTacatacatttactcaagtactttgaGGTACTGTTACTTacaaaattgtactttttacttcaccaCATGAACTTGATAACTTTCAGATTCAGTTTGAATCCAAAATATAATCAACGAATAAATGACGACGAATTATtaataaagataaaactttattgatcactAACTACTCAACATTATATAAAGCAATAGAGGGGGGGTTACAAGCTacaaactgcactgaaacatGGACTGTTGGGACAGATGAAAGTAAATTTAGCACTTTGTACTTCCTGCAggtataatgtgtgtgtgtgtgtgtgtgtgtgtgtgtgtgcgcgcgcgcgtgtgtgtgtgtgtgccctctgGATATAACAGGTGGtcagggaggaggagcagagagccaatcagagcaggaCAGCCCCTCACTGTGCAGAAACCTGTTTAACACTCACTGAATGTTTCTAAAGTGCTGAAAGACGTCTGCTGCGTTCTTCATCTCTGTTATAACCAcgaccaggaggaggaggagggagacagaggagggagacagaggagggagacagaggagggagacagaggaggaggaagacagaggagggagacagaggagggagacagaggaggaggaagacagaggagggagacagaggagggagacagaggaggaggaagacagaggagggagacaaaagaggaggaagacagaggagggagacagaggagggagacagaggaggaggaagacagaggagcgagacagaggagggagacagaggaggaagacagaggagagagacagaggagggagacagaggaggaggaagacagaggaggaagacagagcaggaagacagaggagggagacaaaagaagaggaagacagaggaggaagacagaggagggagggtgaagatgaaggagcacagaggaagaggagcacagaggaagaggagcacagagggcTGTCACCTCTATCTGCCTCCAATTCGTCACTTTACTCCAAAGCATGACGAGGCAGCAAAGTGCCGCCATCTTCATCTGGTTTGAGGTGTCTTTCGTACCTGGACTCATCATCAGGACCAGGTCACACCTGTCCACTCGGCAGCAGTGAGCGTGTCAGCTGTCGCCGGGCGGGGTGTGGCGCCGAGCACGTGCAGCTACATTCATtaacaaaatgttcatttcagaCCGCGTGAGGATACGACGGCGTGGCCACAGCTCGGCCTCATGGGACCATGTGACAAAGTGATCACCTCACAGCCTCTACATGAAGCTCCGcctcctgcagagaaaagctTCTTCCTGTTTGCTCGTCCGCCGACTCGCCTCCATCACGTTCCTCCATCAGCCCACCTCGTTTCTGATGCTGTGCACGCGGCGATGGAAGAATTGCATTTTAAAGTTTCATGGAAGCAGCAGACATGAATTATGGATGGTGGACGAGGCGGCGatacaacagctgcagctggagcgCACCGACGCTGCGGGCCGATCGCTTCACGATGAGCTGCGTTATCGTTCTGCAGACCTCTCCGTTTGTCACCGGCCGTTTTCACCTGAGTGAACTTCACCTGTTCGCTCAGGTGACATCATCACACGATGCTGCCTGTGACTCAGCTTTGAGTCGAACCGCTCTGGTTTTAGAGTTTCTACGTTTATTTTTcggtgtctttgtgtttctgaacGTCCCCTCGTGGGATCAGTGAAGgatcattttcactgttttatcaCAACAGGCTGCAAATTTGTCACATATTTACTCCAGACTgtggagacaggcagagagacagagacagagagacagacagagagaaacagacagagacagacagacagacagacagacagacagacagagagagacgggcaggcagagagacagagagagaaacagagagacaggcaggcggaccgacagacagacagagagagagacagagagacagacagacagagagacaggcagagagacagagacagagagacagagagacaggcagagagacagacagagagagacagacagacagagagagaaacagagagacagacagacagagagagacgggcaggcagagagacagacagacagagagacagacagagagagacagacagagacagacagagagagaaacagagagacaggcaggcagacag
It encodes:
- the LOC121608896 gene encoding fibroblast growth factor 12-like isoform X2 — protein: MTRYCSLFRRLLSGESKGEEADEEEGSTPRESSQQEPQLKGIVTRLFSEQGFFLQMQPDGAISGNKDENSDYTLFNLIPVGLRVVAIQGVKAGLYVAMNAEGFLYTSDVFTAECKFKESVFENYYVIYSSTLYRQHESGRAWFLGLNKDGVIMKGNRVKKTKPCSHFVPRPIEVCMYKEPSLHELEEKLQKSSRSPTLNSGERARSRERAEEQQEDCTEQEGS